One window of Corallococcus caeni genomic DNA carries:
- a CDS encoding putative DNA modification/repair radical SAM protein, whose product MDVRKKLEILADAAKYDASCSSSGGKRKAGKEGLGSVEGMGICHSYTPDGRCVSLLKILLTNFCIYDCQYCINRISSDTARARFTPAEVVRLTLDFYKRNYIEGLFLSSGVIKSPDYTMEQLIEVARTLREVHGFQGYLHLKAVPGASKELIDKAGLYADRLSANIELPTDGDLKKLAPEKSFAVTGGTMKEISARVEQSRAERQESPKAPKFAPAGQSTQMIVGATPTPDAAILDTASRLYTRFKLKRVYYSGYSPIPLVDARLPAKSPPLVREHRLYQADWLLRFYGFRVDELTPPEQPDLSLELDPKLAWALRRREAFPVDVNRAPREALLRVPGMGVRTVDRLLRIRRWHRVTLADLARLRVPLTRMKPFIVTADHRPTGLIDSSRLAERVTPPSTQLSLFTSAREALTGEL is encoded by the coding sequence ATGGACGTGCGCAAGAAGCTGGAGATCCTCGCCGATGCCGCCAAGTACGACGCCTCGTGTTCGAGCAGCGGCGGCAAACGGAAGGCCGGGAAGGAAGGGCTCGGCAGCGTCGAGGGCATGGGCATCTGTCACAGCTACACGCCGGATGGCCGGTGTGTGTCGTTGCTCAAGATCCTGCTCACCAACTTCTGCATCTACGATTGCCAGTACTGCATCAACCGCATCTCCAGTGACACCGCCCGGGCGCGCTTCACGCCCGCGGAGGTGGTGCGGCTCACGCTCGACTTCTACAAGCGCAACTACATCGAGGGCCTGTTCCTGAGCTCCGGCGTCATCAAGAGCCCGGACTACACGATGGAGCAGCTCATCGAGGTGGCGCGCACGCTGCGCGAGGTGCACGGCTTCCAGGGCTACCTCCACCTCAAGGCGGTACCGGGCGCATCCAAGGAGCTCATCGACAAGGCGGGCCTGTACGCGGACCGGCTGAGCGCCAACATCGAGCTGCCGACGGATGGCGACCTGAAGAAGCTCGCGCCGGAGAAGAGCTTCGCCGTCACGGGCGGGACGATGAAGGAGATCTCCGCCCGGGTGGAGCAATCCAGGGCCGAGCGCCAGGAGAGCCCCAAGGCGCCGAAGTTCGCCCCCGCGGGCCAGAGCACGCAGATGATCGTCGGCGCCACGCCCACGCCGGACGCGGCCATCCTCGACACCGCGAGCCGCCTCTACACGCGCTTCAAGCTCAAGCGTGTGTACTACTCGGGCTACAGCCCCATCCCGCTCGTCGACGCCCGCCTGCCCGCGAAGTCTCCGCCGCTCGTGCGCGAGCACCGGCTGTATCAGGCGGACTGGCTCCTGCGCTTCTATGGATTTCGCGTGGACGAGCTCACGCCGCCCGAACAGCCGGACCTGTCCCTGGAGCTGGATCCGAAGCTCGCGTGGGCGTTGCGCCGGCGTGAGGCGTTCCCCGTGGACGTGAACCGCGCCCCGCGCGAGGCCCTGCTGCGCGTGCCGGGCATGGGCGTGCGCACGGTGGACCGGCTCCTCCGCATCCGTCGCTGGCACCGCGTCACGCTCGCGGACCTGGCGCGGCTGCGCGTGCCCCTCACGCGCATGAAGCCCTTCATCGTGACGGCGGATCACCGGCCCACGGGGCTCATCGACTCGTCCCGGCTCGCCGAGCGGGTGACGCCGCCCTCCACCCAGCTCTCCCTGTTCACCTCCGCCCGGGAAGCGCTGACCGGAGAACTCTGA
- a CDS encoding UdgX family uracil-DNA binding protein (This protein belongs to the uracil DNA glycosylase superfamily, members of which act in excision repair of DNA. However, it belongs more specifically to UdgX branch, whose founding member was found to bind uracil in DNA (where it does not belong), without cleaving it, appears to promote DNA repair by a pathway involving RecA, rather than base excision.) — protein MRVEVGPDLDSFRTAARGLLARGVSPEQVLFTEEGSGQGSLLAPAVVPASAPVAGLSVPPAFLELAQKVACHRSPERWGLLYRVLWRLTHGERKLLEVESDADVYRVLTLAKGVQRDAHKMKAFVRFRRVEREGEEFFIAWHRPEHFIVRYVAPFFARRFPSMRWSILTPDASVSWDLEQLTYGPGVPRSQAPEGDALEEMWRTYYASTFNPARLNVRAMRAEMPKKHWATLPETRLIPELVRQAPQRTSRMVSPKLELSESSRFMPEHQDLASLAQAAQGCRACPLHERATRTVFGEGPAGARLMLVGEQPGDQEDRVGRPFIGPAGQLLDTVLAAVGLEREQLYVTNAVKHFGWVEGEEKQRLHAKPGRSEVLACKGWLDAEVAQVRPKMILCLGATAAQAFLGPGFRINLSRGQIFETPWAKAWMATFHPSALLRMPDERARAQARIHFEADLRRAADTLRALG, from the coding sequence ATGCGGGTGGAGGTGGGGCCGGACCTGGACTCGTTCCGGACGGCGGCGCGCGGACTGCTCGCCCGGGGGGTGTCCCCGGAGCAGGTGCTGTTCACCGAGGAAGGAAGCGGACAGGGCTCGCTGCTCGCGCCGGCAGTGGTACCCGCGAGCGCGCCCGTGGCGGGGCTGTCGGTGCCTCCCGCGTTCCTGGAGCTGGCGCAGAAGGTGGCGTGTCACCGCTCGCCCGAGCGCTGGGGGCTGCTCTACCGGGTGCTGTGGCGGCTGACGCACGGGGAGCGCAAGTTGTTGGAGGTGGAGAGCGACGCAGACGTTTACCGCGTGCTCACGCTGGCCAAGGGCGTGCAGCGCGACGCGCACAAGATGAAGGCCTTCGTGCGCTTCCGGCGGGTGGAGCGGGAGGGCGAGGAGTTCTTCATCGCGTGGCACCGGCCCGAGCACTTCATCGTGCGCTACGTGGCGCCCTTCTTCGCGCGGCGCTTCCCCTCCATGCGCTGGAGCATCCTCACGCCGGACGCGAGCGTGTCCTGGGACCTGGAGCAGCTCACCTACGGGCCGGGCGTGCCGCGCTCGCAAGCCCCCGAAGGGGATGCGTTGGAGGAGATGTGGAGGACGTACTACGCGTCGACCTTCAATCCGGCGCGGCTCAACGTACGGGCCATGCGCGCGGAGATGCCCAAGAAGCACTGGGCCACGCTGCCCGAGACCCGGCTCATCCCGGAGCTGGTGCGACAGGCGCCCCAGCGCACCTCGCGCATGGTGAGCCCGAAGCTGGAGCTCTCTGAATCGAGCCGCTTCATGCCCGAGCACCAGGACCTCGCCTCGCTCGCCCAGGCGGCGCAAGGCTGCCGGGCCTGTCCGCTGCACGAGCGGGCCACGCGCACGGTGTTCGGCGAAGGGCCGGCGGGGGCACGGCTGATGCTCGTGGGTGAGCAACCGGGAGACCAGGAGGACCGGGTGGGCAGGCCCTTCATCGGGCCGGCGGGCCAGCTGCTCGACACGGTGCTCGCCGCGGTGGGCCTGGAGCGCGAGCAGCTCTACGTCACCAACGCGGTGAAGCACTTCGGATGGGTGGAGGGCGAGGAGAAGCAGCGCCTGCACGCGAAGCCCGGACGAAGCGAGGTGCTCGCATGCAAGGGGTGGCTGGACGCCGAGGTGGCGCAGGTGAGGCCGAAGATGATCCTCTGCCTCGGGGCCACGGCGGCGCAGGCCTTCCTCGGGCCGGGCTTCCGCATCAACCTGAGCCGGGGGCAGATCTTCGAAACGCCCTGGGCGAAGGCATGGATGGCGACCTTCCACCCCTCGGCGCTCCTGCGCATGCCGGACGAACGCGCGCGAGCCCAGGCGCGGATCCACTTCGAGGCGGACCTGCGACGAGCGGCGGACACGCTGCGCGCGCTGGGGTGA